A genomic region of Salinibacter pepae contains the following coding sequences:
- a CDS encoding universal stress protein translates to MFQTLLVAHDFSPSSSRALAHAVDLAARTGATLHLMYVDRTAEGVLFEGGKAPPDDELQDRFEERCHASLAPHDRSPAEDRVVCHAVRGVSPAPLLVEKAEEIDADLIVTGTEGRRGARRLIVGSVAEEVLRTAPCPVLTVRQREAGGASGSTGEADDASGSADEDPRFAVEQIVAPVDFSDLTEVALRHVAQLAPLYDVPVTLVHVVEDPTMPSVYEVNASAVRARAAEQRAEEALQSLGAPIEETGVSVSYLVHRGQTTSTVVEATGHRDTLTVMGTKGLSGLRRVMLGSVTEAVIRASDGPVLAVPASAHGASSADE, encoded by the coding sequence GTGTTTCAAACGCTTCTGGTTGCCCATGACTTCTCCCCCTCCTCCAGCCGCGCCCTGGCCCACGCGGTGGACCTTGCCGCCCGGACCGGAGCCACCCTCCATCTGATGTACGTGGACCGAACGGCCGAGGGCGTGCTGTTTGAGGGCGGAAAGGCGCCCCCGGACGACGAGCTGCAGGACCGGTTCGAGGAACGGTGCCACGCGTCGCTTGCCCCGCACGACCGTTCCCCAGCCGAGGACCGAGTCGTGTGCCACGCGGTGCGGGGCGTGTCCCCGGCGCCCCTGCTCGTGGAGAAGGCCGAAGAGATCGACGCCGACCTCATCGTGACCGGGACCGAGGGACGCCGCGGCGCCCGGCGGCTCATCGTCGGCAGCGTGGCGGAGGAGGTGCTCCGCACGGCGCCCTGCCCGGTCCTGACGGTCCGACAGCGAGAGGCCGGCGGGGCGTCCGGGTCCACGGGCGAGGCGGATGACGCCTCCGGCTCTGCGGATGAGGACCCCCGCTTTGCGGTGGAGCAGATCGTCGCACCGGTCGACTTTTCCGATCTCACGGAGGTGGCCCTGCGGCACGTGGCCCAGCTTGCGCCCCTCTACGACGTCCCGGTGACGCTCGTGCACGTCGTGGAGGACCCGACCATGCCGTCCGTCTACGAGGTGAACGCCTCCGCGGTGCGGGCCCGCGCGGCCGAGCAACGGGCAGAGGAGGCGCTTCAATCGCTGGGGGCGCCGATCGAAGAAACGGGCGTGTCGGTGTCCTATCTCGTCCACCGAGGGCAGACCACCAGCACCGTCGTGGAGGCCACGGGCCACCGGGACACCCTGACCGTAATGGGAACGAAAGGCCTGTCTGGACTGCGCCGCGTCATGCTCGGGAGCGTGACCGAGGCCGTCATCCGGGCGTCCGACGGGCCCGTTCTGGCGGTGCCCGCCTCCGCCCACGGGGCGTCTTCGGCGGACGAGTAG
- a CDS encoding sensor histidine kinase has translation MSDLAWPPFSILRPEGEELSGEQQSDVQAYRLLGLLGAVVVPVFGVLLAAPDPQATDPMWARLGLSALLVGLVGASYASGAVRRRFAVWARGACYILMAWYCSVATLNGFAGSYDMGLVLLYGILPFAVAIGAPSMRPVWWFLGGGLLAGTAGAAFGPVRAAEALPTVGGLATVAFVEGVVIWSQLDARERLERQNDLFRRAQKLANIGAWEYEVSSGEVFWTRQVREIHGLPQGYEPTAEEAIAAYHPEDQPVIQGMIERAVEEEVPFDRELRLGGEALPVGHEQREGRWVRARGTPQIEAGEVTSVRGTFQDITERKAREHVLENEREALRSMYRITADREAGFEEKARRLIDLGREHLGLPYGFLTRITDETQEIVFASGTHPLLQPGESCPLSRSYCRNTIQKERSLVVQDAVAEGWAGDPAHQTFELGAYVGAQIIMEGELYGTFCFAAEEPREQAFAGRERVFVELMAQWASYELGQRRAKAQLKRQNARLDSFAGLVAHDLRNPLNVATGRLRLAREERAPEKTRSHLAAVDRSLSRMDEIIEDVLTLTWGGQDIGPEELSTHGLAAMAEASWDQVGTDQVGTDQVGTDQDGADQGSAEGATLQFEGACRLRCSAERVRRLLENLFRNAIEHGGDTVTVRVGALSDGFYVEDDGAGFSGDDPEAVFEAGYSSSDEGTGLGLSIVESIAKAHGWSLSATQSEAGGARFEVTGVDVEAVGSAHS, from the coding sequence ATGAGCGACCTGGCCTGGCCCCCGTTCTCAATCCTTCGGCCCGAGGGGGAGGAGCTGTCCGGCGAGCAGCAGTCGGACGTGCAGGCCTACCGCCTGCTCGGTCTTCTGGGGGCCGTGGTGGTGCCAGTGTTTGGCGTCCTTCTCGCGGCCCCCGATCCCCAGGCGACCGACCCAATGTGGGCCCGCCTCGGGCTGTCGGCCCTTCTCGTCGGACTGGTCGGGGCGTCCTACGCGTCAGGTGCGGTCCGGCGCCGGTTTGCGGTGTGGGCAAGGGGCGCATGCTATATTCTCATGGCGTGGTACTGCTCGGTGGCCACGCTCAACGGGTTTGCCGGGAGCTACGACATGGGACTTGTGCTCCTCTACGGCATTCTTCCGTTTGCCGTAGCCATCGGGGCCCCGTCCATGAGGCCCGTCTGGTGGTTTTTGGGGGGTGGGCTTCTGGCCGGCACGGCGGGGGCGGCGTTCGGCCCCGTCCGTGCCGCCGAGGCGCTGCCCACGGTCGGGGGACTGGCGACGGTCGCCTTCGTGGAAGGGGTGGTTATTTGGAGCCAACTCGACGCCCGCGAGCGGCTGGAGCGCCAGAACGATCTGTTCAGGCGGGCCCAGAAGCTCGCCAACATCGGCGCGTGGGAGTATGAGGTCTCGTCCGGGGAGGTCTTCTGGACCCGGCAGGTGCGGGAGATCCACGGCCTCCCGCAAGGCTACGAGCCGACCGCAGAGGAGGCGATCGCGGCGTACCATCCCGAAGACCAGCCTGTCATTCAAGGGATGATCGAGCGTGCCGTTGAGGAGGAAGTGCCCTTCGACCGAGAGTTGCGGCTCGGCGGGGAGGCGTTGCCGGTCGGGCACGAGCAGAGAGAGGGGCGGTGGGTGCGGGCCCGCGGGACGCCCCAGATCGAAGCGGGAGAAGTCACCAGCGTCCGGGGCACGTTTCAGGACATCACCGAGCGAAAGGCGCGGGAGCACGTCCTAGAAAACGAGCGGGAGGCGCTGCGGTCGATGTACCGCATCACGGCCGATCGGGAGGCAGGCTTCGAAGAGAAGGCACGGCGCCTCATCGACCTGGGGCGGGAGCACCTGGGGCTTCCGTACGGCTTTCTGACGCGCATTACGGACGAGACGCAGGAGATCGTTTTTGCCTCGGGCACCCATCCACTTCTTCAGCCGGGGGAGAGCTGCCCGTTGTCCCGGTCGTACTGCCGGAACACGATTCAAAAAGAACGCTCGCTGGTCGTGCAGGACGCCGTCGCCGAGGGCTGGGCCGGCGACCCGGCGCATCAGACGTTTGAACTCGGGGCGTACGTTGGGGCGCAGATCATTATGGAGGGGGAGCTCTACGGCACGTTTTGCTTCGCGGCCGAGGAACCTCGAGAACAGGCATTTGCCGGGCGCGAGCGCGTCTTTGTGGAGCTGATGGCGCAGTGGGCCAGCTACGAGCTGGGGCAGCGCCGCGCCAAGGCCCAACTCAAGCGCCAGAACGCCCGGCTCGATAGCTTCGCGGGCCTGGTGGCCCACGACCTCCGGAACCCGCTGAACGTGGCGACGGGACGCCTCCGTCTGGCCCGTGAGGAGCGGGCCCCGGAGAAGACCCGGAGTCACCTGGCGGCGGTGGACCGATCCCTAAGCCGCATGGACGAGATTATCGAGGACGTGCTGACCCTGACCTGGGGCGGGCAGGACATCGGCCCGGAGGAGCTATCGACGCATGGCCTGGCGGCCATGGCCGAGGCGAGCTGGGACCAGGTCGGTACGGACCAGGTCGGTACGGACCAGGTCGGTACGGACCAGGACGGTGCAGACCAGGGCAGCGCCGAAGGGGCAACCCTCCAGTTCGAGGGGGCGTGCCGGCTACGGTGCAGCGCGGAGCGGGTCCGGCGACTGTTGGAGAATCTGTTCCGCAACGCCATTGAGCACGGAGGGGACACCGTAACCGTGCGGGTCGGGGCACTGAGTGATGGGTTTTACGTGGAGGACGACGGGGCGGGCTTTTCCGGGGACGACCCCGAGGCGGTTTTCGAGGCGGGCTATTCCTCCAGCGACGAGGGGACGGGGCTGGGCCTTTCCATCGTGGAGTCCATCGCGAAGGCGCACGGGTGGAGCCTCTCGGCCACCCAAAGCGAGGCGGGGGGCGCGCGGTTCGAGGTCACAGGGGTCGACGTTGAGGCCGTAGGCAGTGCGCACTCGTAG
- a CDS encoding PAS domain S-box protein, whose product MWPPPLGKPVYLIYISVFGGAALSCLLGAWRAQRIAGSDVRRGLVALLSTSGLWAVAHVGMLLAPGLQWKTVFYEAGLVVGFGTVWAWGWLCSAYSGRRLHRRRMVQGIALVVFVVVTLTKLTNAWHGLYFAAGWHTTPFAHLQIDHRTLYWITAALSYTLAAVGFFMVAEPLRRVQVGAGQLAGLFGLTALPLIANGLGYLSPALLDVSHEPVGVAAFAIGVLFVYQDRFEETGRTGTQANPALVLSKGGRLRNYNEAAATLFPALAEESAVGRRLSDLLPEVAEAIAEGAEPLQVDESGTARYFRLSQSRYGRGGGRQVVLKDVTERVLRRRVREQEHRFLAEAVGQAREAVLVTEAGPLDEPGPRIVYANEAFEAMTGYREAEVLGRTPRVLQGPETDEAVLGSLRAALEAGEHWQGETVNYRKDGTPYVVQWNVAPVTGEGGEIQHWVSVQRDVTEEREQEEQLRRQKGLLEQTQRLAGAWEVDVETGEGTGSEAFYQILEMEGEPALTAEKGFQFFAPEARPQVREAFERCVETGTPYDLELPVVTAEGHRRWVRTVGGPSETSEGEVTKVAGALQDITPRKETEEKLRRSREQLSMAVEGGNVGTWNWDLETDEVIFNRRWAEMLGYSREELDFDFSTWEALVHPEDLPRALQMLETYIEGDAGTYDPEIRMRTKSGGWKWIQTIGRVVERDGEGAVTRAAGIHLDIDERKRAEAELQRSRERYRSLFEDSSSAILVHDLEGRIQEANPQAESLFGRSTGALEGLSVRDLHPSGESEVATEKRAALRDGAAYQAVARYERADGSAFWGEVSASVTEIGGRAVARTLIQDVTERVRSRKKLEHYREYTDRLLDAIDDLFLVFDEEAKLTRWNDRVVEVTGYADEALGGMEALGFVPEEERERVASQIADGFMTGHAKMDIPLRRADGTTVPYEIAGNLVDRPGEGFRVVCIGRDITARRRRKQRLERQNDLFERAQEIANVGAWEYDVRKERSVLTDQACRIHGISPDRDLTPEQSLAFYHPDDRDAVAAAFRRAVEEGVPYDMEVRLMTQEGEERWVRTRGEPQLDTSAAEAANGDASKGQDSSQGEIVRVRGTVQDITERRERRRELEQADTMFRGAQDALFLIDVDHAGGEPSFAIEKLNPAYEEATGMSAASVRGKTPVEAIGDEAGRFRKARYQKCLDQEKPLEYEEEIPLEGEMTYWETRITPVLVGGTAEKIVGSTREVTGRKQREQFRRQRRQKVEALYEATNQLLRAEGKEAVGALLVDLVDETFDFAGTAVRFAKDGRLVPTSVSPALQAHMPERQSYNFDEETPVAESYRTGQTQVYHNLREGDSAVNRGDIRAAAYVPMGRHGTLSVGSRRVGGIDSFDRRLVEVIADYATLVLGRVDREAVLRGAKEEAERARQEAEAASQAKSVFLANMSHEIRTPLTSILGFAEAIGEEVGGDDQTEKTDRSDVDLPALRQFAALIESSGERLMNTLTGVLNLSKLEAGEMNLAPEPVDLAAEAEKAVQEFDPQARDAGVDLAAEGGQDAVWARADEGGVQIVLRNLLSNAVKYTGEGGAVRVSARTDGKQDAVLEVVDTGIGMDPAQVEDLFEPFRQESEGLAREYEGTGLGLAVTWKALQQMEGGVEVETEKGEGTCFTVRLPAARVENGLDEP is encoded by the coding sequence ATGTGGCCACCGCCTCTTGGTAAACCCGTCTATTTAATATACATCTCGGTGTTCGGGGGGGCGGCCCTGTCCTGCCTGCTCGGGGCGTGGCGGGCCCAGCGGATTGCGGGTTCGGACGTACGCCGCGGGTTGGTTGCCCTGCTGTCCACGAGCGGCCTCTGGGCCGTTGCGCACGTCGGAATGCTTCTCGCCCCGGGCCTGCAGTGGAAAACCGTCTTTTACGAGGCCGGGCTCGTCGTCGGGTTCGGCACGGTCTGGGCCTGGGGCTGGCTCTGCTCCGCCTACAGCGGGCGCAGGCTGCACCGGCGCCGAATGGTTCAAGGAATTGCTCTCGTCGTGTTTGTGGTGGTGACGCTCACAAAGTTGACCAACGCCTGGCACGGGCTGTACTTCGCGGCCGGGTGGCACACCACCCCGTTTGCTCATCTCCAGATCGACCACCGAACGCTTTACTGGATCACCGCCGCTCTGTCTTACACCTTGGCGGCAGTCGGCTTCTTCATGGTCGCCGAGCCGTTGCGGCGCGTTCAGGTTGGGGCCGGGCAGCTGGCGGGCCTGTTCGGGCTGACGGCCCTTCCGCTCATCGCGAACGGGCTGGGGTACCTTAGCCCCGCACTGCTGGACGTGAGTCACGAGCCGGTCGGCGTGGCGGCGTTTGCGATCGGCGTGCTGTTTGTTTACCAGGATCGGTTTGAAGAGACGGGCCGGACGGGCACTCAGGCAAATCCGGCCTTAGTGCTCTCCAAGGGGGGACGGCTGCGAAACTACAACGAGGCGGCCGCCACGCTCTTTCCGGCCTTGGCGGAAGAGAGCGCCGTCGGCCGACGCCTTTCGGATCTCCTTCCGGAGGTGGCGGAGGCGATTGCGGAGGGGGCGGAGCCCCTCCAGGTCGACGAGAGCGGGACCGCCCGATACTTCCGCCTGTCCCAAAGCAGGTACGGGCGGGGCGGAGGGCGGCAGGTGGTCCTAAAAGACGTGACCGAGCGTGTGCTGCGGCGCCGGGTCCGGGAGCAGGAGCACCGCTTTCTGGCCGAGGCGGTGGGGCAGGCCCGGGAGGCCGTACTGGTCACGGAGGCCGGGCCGCTCGACGAGCCCGGGCCCCGGATTGTCTACGCCAACGAGGCCTTCGAGGCGATGACCGGCTACCGGGAGGCAGAGGTGCTCGGCCGAACGCCCCGCGTCTTGCAGGGCCCAGAGACCGACGAGGCAGTGCTCGGCTCGCTCCGCGCAGCCCTGGAGGCGGGGGAGCACTGGCAGGGGGAGACGGTCAACTACCGGAAGGACGGAACGCCGTACGTGGTGCAGTGGAACGTGGCCCCAGTGACAGGGGAAGGGGGAGAGATTCAGCACTGGGTCTCCGTCCAGCGGGACGTGACCGAGGAGCGAGAGCAAGAGGAACAGCTCCGCAGGCAGAAGGGCCTCCTGGAGCAAACCCAGCGGCTGGCGGGGGCGTGGGAGGTTGATGTGGAGACCGGAGAAGGGACCGGGTCGGAGGCGTTCTACCAAATCTTGGAGATGGAGGGCGAACCGGCACTCACCGCGGAGAAGGGATTCCAGTTTTTTGCTCCCGAGGCGCGCCCGCAGGTCAGGGAGGCGTTTGAGCGCTGTGTGGAGACGGGAACGCCCTATGACCTGGAGCTCCCGGTCGTCACCGCGGAGGGACACCGCCGGTGGGTCCGCACCGTGGGGGGCCCGTCCGAGACGTCCGAGGGGGAGGTGACAAAAGTAGCCGGGGCCCTCCAGGACATTACCCCGCGGAAGGAAACCGAGGAGAAGCTTCGGCGCAGCCGCGAGCAGCTGTCGATGGCCGTGGAGGGGGGCAACGTGGGCACTTGGAACTGGGACCTGGAGACCGACGAGGTGATTTTTAACCGGCGGTGGGCCGAAATGCTGGGCTACTCCCGTGAGGAGTTGGACTTCGATTTCAGCACCTGGGAGGCGCTAGTGCATCCGGAGGACCTGCCCCGTGCCCTCCAGATGCTGGAGACCTACATCGAGGGAGATGCCGGCACCTACGACCCGGAAATCCGAATGCGAACGAAGTCCGGCGGCTGGAAGTGGATCCAGACGATCGGCAGGGTGGTCGAGCGGGATGGGGAGGGCGCCGTCACCCGCGCCGCGGGCATCCACCTCGACATCGACGAGCGCAAGCGGGCCGAGGCCGAGCTCCAGCGCAGCCGCGAGCGCTACCGGTCGCTGTTCGAAGACTCCTCCAGCGCCATCCTGGTCCACGACCTGGAGGGCCGGATCCAGGAGGCCAACCCGCAGGCCGAGTCGCTCTTCGGTCGCAGTACAGGCGCGCTTGAGGGCCTGTCGGTACGCGACCTCCACCCGTCAGGAGAAAGCGAGGTCGCCACGGAAAAACGGGCTGCCCTCCGGGACGGAGCGGCGTACCAGGCCGTTGCCCGGTACGAACGGGCCGACGGATCGGCGTTTTGGGGCGAGGTCTCCGCCAGCGTAACCGAAATTGGGGGCCGGGCCGTGGCGCGCACCCTGATCCAAGACGTGACCGAGCGGGTACGGAGCCGCAAAAAGCTTGAGCACTACCGGGAGTACACCGATCGCCTGCTCGACGCGATCGACGATCTGTTCCTCGTGTTCGACGAGGAGGCCAAGCTTACGCGCTGGAACGACCGCGTTGTGGAGGTCACCGGCTACGCCGATGAAGCCCTTGGGGGCATGGAGGCCCTCGGCTTCGTCCCCGAAGAGGAGCGGGAGCGGGTCGCATCCCAGATTGCCGACGGGTTCATGACCGGCCATGCAAAGATGGACATCCCGCTCCGCCGCGCGGACGGGACCACGGTGCCCTACGAGATTGCGGGAAACCTGGTCGACCGCCCCGGGGAGGGGTTCCGGGTGGTGTGTATCGGCCGGGACATCACTGCGCGAAGGCGACGAAAGCAGCGCCTGGAGCGGCAAAACGACCTCTTTGAGCGGGCGCAGGAGATTGCCAATGTGGGCGCCTGGGAGTACGACGTGCGGAAGGAGAGAAGCGTGCTGACGGACCAGGCATGCCGCATCCACGGGATTTCGCCGGACCGCGACCTGACCCCGGAGCAAAGTCTGGCGTTTTACCACCCGGACGACCGGGATGCGGTCGCAGCGGCGTTCCGGAGGGCCGTCGAGGAGGGCGTGCCCTACGACATGGAGGTTCGCCTGATGACCCAGGAAGGGGAGGAGCGGTGGGTCCGCACCCGCGGGGAGCCGCAACTCGACACCAGTGCGGCCGAGGCCGCGAATGGAGATGCCTCGAAGGGGCAGGACAGCTCGCAGGGCGAGATCGTCCGGGTGCGGGGGACGGTCCAGGACATCACCGAGCGCAGGGAGCGCCGCCGGGAGCTGGAGCAGGCCGACACGATGTTTCGGGGCGCCCAGGATGCTCTGTTCCTGATCGACGTCGACCACGCCGGCGGCGAGCCGTCGTTTGCGATTGAGAAGCTCAATCCCGCCTACGAGGAGGCCACCGGGATGTCCGCAGCGTCCGTTCGGGGGAAAACGCCAGTGGAAGCCATTGGAGACGAGGCCGGCCGGTTTCGGAAGGCACGGTACCAGAAGTGCCTCGACCAGGAGAAGCCCCTCGAATACGAAGAAGAGATTCCCCTGGAGGGGGAAATGACCTACTGGGAGACCCGAATCACGCCGGTCTTGGTGGGGGGAACGGCCGAGAAAATCGTCGGCTCTACCCGCGAGGTGACCGGCCGCAAGCAGCGGGAGCAGTTTCGCCGCCAGCGGCGCCAGAAGGTCGAGGCCCTCTACGAGGCCACCAACCAGTTGCTTCGGGCCGAGGGCAAGGAGGCCGTGGGGGCGCTGCTCGTGGACCTCGTCGACGAAACGTTCGACTTCGCGGGCACGGCCGTCCGCTTCGCGAAAGACGGCCGGCTGGTCCCCACCAGCGTCTCCCCTGCGCTCCAGGCGCACATGCCGGAGCGCCAGTCCTATAATTTTGACGAAGAGACGCCCGTGGCCGAATCGTACCGGACGGGTCAGACCCAGGTCTACCACAACCTCCGAGAGGGAGACAGCGCAGTGAACCGGGGGGATATTCGGGCGGCGGCCTACGTGCCGATGGGCCGCCACGGCACCCTCTCGGTGGGCAGTCGCCGGGTTGGAGGAATTGACTCTTTTGACCGCCGCCTCGTCGAAGTGATAGCCGACTACGCCACCCTGGTGCTCGGTCGCGTGGATCGGGAAGCGGTTCTCCGCGGGGCGAAAGAGGAGGCCGAACGGGCCCGCCAAGAGGCGGAGGCGGCAAGCCAGGCGAAGTCCGTCTTCCTGGCGAACATGAGCCACGAGATCCGCACGCCGCTGACCTCCATCCTCGGCTTTGCGGAGGCCATCGGGGAGGAGGTCGGCGGGGACGACCAGACCGAGAAGACCGACCGGTCGGACGTGGACCTGCCGGCGCTCCGTCAGTTTGCCGCCCTGATCGAAAGCAGCGGAGAGCGCCTCATGAACACGCTCACCGGTGTGCTCAACCTTTCGAAGCTGGAGGCCGGTGAGATGAACCTTGCCCCCGAGCCGGTTGACCTGGCCGCGGAGGCCGAGAAGGCCGTTCAGGAGTTCGACCCGCAGGCGCGAGACGCCGGGGTTGACCTGGCGGCGGAGGGAGGCCAAGACGCAGTCTGGGCCCGGGCCGACGAGGGCGGCGTGCAGATCGTGCTCCGCAATCTCTTGAGCAACGCCGTTAAGTACACGGGAGAGGGCGGTGCGGTGCGAGTTTCTGCCCGGACGGACGGGAAACAGGACGCCGTGCTGGAGGTGGTGGACACCGGCATTGGGATGGACCCGGCCCAGGTGGAGGATCTGTTCGAGCCGTTCCGTCAGGAGTCCGAGGGCCTGGCCCGGGAGTACGAGGGCACTGGGCTGGGCCTGGCGGTGACCTGGAAGGCCCTCCAGCAGATGGAGGGGGGCGTCGAGGTGGAGACCGAAAAGGGCGAGGGCACCTGCTTCACGGTCCGGCTTCCGGCGGCACGTGTGGAGAACGGCCTAGACGAGCCCTGA
- a CDS encoding ABC transporter permease, producing the protein MSSALRAWLHTALSDLRTRLRDRRLLMMVAACVYLGHLVLAGRIELTLVDRSYRGAANAAWMGTVLSLTAAFLLTLFGFYLVRGALSRERQGRTAPLVAASPVRSVTYLLGKWTSGTLFLLVLAGSMAVSLAVLFVLRGEGLPAPAPLLTPFLLFVVPTAAVVTAVALAFECLPGLGGTVGGILYFFGAVAATVAPVLGAAPVDLLGMGVIHDSMSQAVLAQYPEADPGAMFSFGYYRAPAEQLKTVQWDGVAVTADLLARRAGLVLAGGALAAGAALPFDRFDPSPSWRATLRSALPGPNTSTPKTEATSTEPPATAGPPTAGHSSGPEGRPDAPGPAESAPWSLLGSLSALVALRPFGLFAVECRRALRRRSGTWQVGALVLVGAGLWVPGSTGLLVVAWLWPLPLWSDLGVRETATRTAPLVASSPYPRAQRVAAWAVGAAVPLALLAGPLLLGGHWRALVGVLFVPALGLAAGRLSGTPRLFEIVYLVLWYVGLASRQAALDFGGVAHAPPGTLVGYGLAAAVLLVGAVTAPRTA; encoded by the coding sequence ATGAGTAGTGCCCTTCGCGCCTGGCTCCACACCGCCCTGTCCGACCTGCGGACGCGCCTCCGGGACCGCCGCCTCCTGATGATGGTGGCGGCCTGCGTTTATCTCGGCCACCTGGTTCTGGCCGGCCGGATCGAGCTCACCCTCGTGGATCGCTCGTACCGAGGGGCCGCGAATGCCGCCTGGATGGGCACGGTCTTGTCGCTTACGGCGGCCTTTCTCCTCACTCTCTTCGGCTTCTACCTCGTCCGCGGCGCCCTCTCCCGCGAGCGGCAGGGGCGCACGGCGCCGCTCGTGGCCGCGTCTCCCGTTCGCTCGGTGACGTATCTGCTCGGCAAATGGACGAGCGGCACGTTGTTTCTCCTGGTTCTGGCCGGCAGCATGGCCGTGAGCCTGGCGGTCCTGTTCGTGCTACGAGGCGAGGGCCTCCCCGCCCCTGCCCCGCTCCTAACGCCGTTCCTTCTGTTCGTGGTGCCCACGGCGGCCGTCGTGACGGCCGTTGCGCTCGCCTTTGAGTGCCTGCCCGGTCTTGGGGGGACCGTGGGCGGCATTCTCTACTTCTTCGGCGCCGTGGCGGCGACCGTCGCACCGGTCCTCGGCGCCGCACCGGTGGACCTGCTGGGCATGGGCGTGATTCACGACAGCATGAGCCAGGCCGTGCTTGCGCAGTATCCGGAGGCCGACCCGGGGGCAATGTTTAGTTTCGGATACTACCGGGCCCCCGCCGAGCAGCTAAAGACCGTTCAGTGGGACGGCGTCGCCGTTACGGCCGACCTCCTTGCGCGCCGCGCCGGACTCGTCCTGGCCGGCGGAGCGCTGGCTGCAGGGGCCGCGCTCCCGTTTGACCGCTTCGACCCGAGCCCAAGCTGGCGGGCGACCCTGCGATCAGCATTGCCCGGCCCCAACACGTCCACGCCGAAAACCGAAGCGACCTCTACTGAGCCCCCTGCTACGGCCGGGCCTCCGACCGCAGGACATTCTTCGGGGCCTGAGGGACGCCCCGATGCACCGGGCCCTGCGGAGTCGGCCCCTTGGTCCCTGCTTGGGTCCCTCTCGGCCCTTGTTGCCCTCCGGCCGTTCGGCCTCTTCGCGGTGGAGTGTCGGCGGGCCCTGCGGCGGCGGTCCGGGACCTGGCAGGTGGGCGCCCTGGTCCTGGTCGGGGCGGGGCTGTGGGTCCCGGGAAGCACCGGCCTCCTCGTCGTCGCGTGGCTCTGGCCCCTGCCGCTCTGGTCGGACCTCGGGGTGCGCGAGACGGCCACGCGCACCGCGCCGCTGGTGGCCTCCTCGCCCTATCCCCGTGCCCAGCGCGTGGCGGCGTGGGCGGTGGGGGCCGCGGTGCCCCTGGCGCTACTGGCCGGCCCGCTTTTGCTGGGCGGCCATTGGCGGGCGCTGGTGGGGGTCTTGTTCGTCCCCGCGCTCGGCCTCGCCGCCGGGCGCCTGTCCGGCACGCCCCGCCTCTTCGAAATCGTCTACCTCGTGCTCTGGTACGTTGGGCTCGCCAGCCGGCAGGCCGCGCTCGATTTCGGGGGCGTCGCGCACGCCCCGCCGGGCACGCTCGTCGGCTATGGCCTTGCCGCCGCGGTGCTTCTCGTCGGTGCGGTGACGGCGCCCCGCACCGCGTAA
- a CDS encoding ABC transporter ATP-binding protein — MELQIDDVSKTYGDGTEAVRDVSLTVSEGLIGLLGPNGAGKSTLMRLIATITTPTAGTLRWNGTDIVDRPVAMRRTLGYLPQDFGVYPELTAEEFLHHMAALKGVPSGAARPRIDALLETARLEEARGRRLGGFSGGMIQRVGIACALLNDPDLLVADEPTVGLDPEERARFRALLTDLAEERVVLLSTHIVSDVEATASRLAIMHDGRLAATAAPEALIDRVRDRVWEWVVGHDELGRVRDAYRVTKATRGPGGVRVHAVAEQPPSAEATPAEPTLEDAYLSLLSGPTSPR; from the coding sequence ATGGAGCTCCAGATCGACGACGTGTCGAAGACCTACGGCGACGGCACCGAGGCCGTCCGGGACGTCTCCCTCACGGTGTCGGAGGGCCTCATCGGGCTGCTGGGCCCCAACGGGGCCGGCAAGTCGACACTCATGCGGCTCATAGCGACGATCACGACGCCCACGGCGGGCACCCTCCGTTGGAACGGCACCGACATCGTGGACCGGCCCGTCGCCATGCGGCGGACGCTGGGCTACCTGCCTCAGGACTTTGGGGTCTACCCCGAGCTGACCGCCGAGGAGTTTCTGCACCACATGGCTGCCCTGAAGGGCGTGCCGAGCGGCGCCGCACGCCCCCGGATCGACGCGCTTCTGGAGACCGCCAGGTTGGAGGAGGCCCGAGGCCGCCGGCTGGGCGGGTTCTCGGGGGGCATGATCCAGCGGGTGGGCATTGCCTGCGCCCTGCTGAACGACCCCGACCTGCTGGTGGCCGACGAGCCGACGGTCGGCCTCGATCCGGAGGAACGGGCCCGCTTCCGCGCCCTGCTGACCGACCTGGCCGAGGAGCGCGTGGTGCTCCTCTCCACCCACATCGTGTCGGACGTGGAAGCCACGGCCAGCCGCCTTGCCATCATGCACGACGGCCGCCTCGCCGCCACCGCCGCCCCGGAGGCGCTCATCGACCGGGTGCGCGACCGCGTCTGGGAGTGGGTCGTCGGGCACGATGAGCTGGGCCGTGTCCGCGACGCGTATCGGGTGACGAAGGCGACTCGCGGCCCAGGCGGCGTCCGCGTCCACGCGGTGGCCGAGCAGCCCCCGAGCGCGGAGGCCACCCCCGCCGAGCCGACCCTCGAAGACGCCTATCTCTCGCTTTTGAGCGGCCCCACCTCGCCTCGATGA